One Cellulomonas sp. WB94 genomic window, GTCGAACGCCGCGGTCCCGTCGTGCACGGTGACCCAGGTCGTCGCGAACGTCGAGCCGTAGGTGTGCAGGTCGGTGATGACCTGGTCGGACGGGTTGGCCGAGAGCTGGCTCGCGGTGACCGGCGAGCCGTCCGCCCGGGCGACCTGGAGCGCCTGGAGCGCGCCGCCCTTGGTCAGGTCGGCCTTGTCCACGGGCACGAACCGGTAGACGTAGCTGTTCGGCTTCTTGCCGTTGGCGCCCGCGACGTTCGCCCCGCCGATGTCCTCGACCAGCCAGACGTTGCCGTCGGCGTCGTTCTGGATGCCCTCTAAGCCGCCCGAGCCGAGCGCGGGCAGTGCGACGGCCGCGCCCGTGGTCGGGTTGCCATCGGCGTCGAGCGTCACGCCCCACACCCCACCCTTGGGAGCCTTCGCCTCGGCCGTGAGCAGCAGCTGCTGGCTGAACGGGTCCCACGTGATGCCGTCGAACGTCGGCAGCGCGGCGCCCGCGGCGTCGACGTCGGACACGAGGGAGACGCGCTTGGCCGGGTCCGTCTGGTCGAGGTCGATGCGCGTGACGTAGCCGCGCGGGCCGGTCTCATGGCCCTGGTAGAGGTAGTGGTGACCGTTGAGCACGAGGTAGACGTTCTTGTCGGGCTCGGTCTTGTACGCCTCGTGCGCGTCCTGCGTCAGCGAGCCGCCGTTCGCCGTGTCGTAGCCGTAGTACGTGACGCCGTTGGCGGTGTCCGGGTTCGTCAGCGGCAGGGAGCCCCACGCGACCGAGGTCTGCGTCAGGCCCGCGCTCAGCACGTTGTTCTGGACACCGGTGCGCGGGTTCGCGCTCGCGACGTTGCCGAAGGAACCTTGAAC contains:
- a CDS encoding alkaline phosphatase PhoX encodes the protein MSAWQKSGWVGTTVTLVGAALAAGSFSGASTVQGSFGNVASANPRTGVQNNVLSAGLTQTSVAWGSLPLTNPDTANGVTYYGYDTANGGSLTQDAHEAYKTEPDKNVYLVLNGHHYLYQGHETGPRGYVTRIDLDQTDPAKRVSLVSDVDAAGAALPTFDGITWDPFSQQLLLTAEAKAPKGGVWGVTLDADGNPTTGAAVALPALGSGGLEGIQNDADGNVWLVEDIGGANVAGANGKKPNSYVYRFVPVDKADLTKGGALQALQVARADGSPVTASQLSANPSDQVITDLHTYGSTFATTWVTVHDGTAAFDATGAAATAGATPFKRPENGVFRPGTAFGEFYFTETGDTSATSTLPGAFGAVFRLVQSSPSAATGTLSPAWVGDVTHTGFDNIAFAGSDQLLVVEDAGDALHQQRNALDSGYVVDLRGSDNKAKKVTRFLAEGRDASALFDATTNPGYNDGDNEITGIHVSDGDPTVAGILGAKTPKLTDGSWRTFWTQQHGDNVTWEVSVAGGRHGDEDHSGKS